In the genome of Geotrypetes seraphini chromosome 16, aGeoSer1.1, whole genome shotgun sequence, one region contains:
- the LOC117350212 gene encoding butyrophilin subfamily 3 member A1-like isoform X2 → MGFPESLWRMSLSSLPGLILLLISHHFQTGNAEHFKVLGPDQPVVVILGEDAVLPCHLSPALNAEDMQVRWFRTSFDFLVHQYENGMDQNEQQNSKYRGRTELIRNYISCGSVSLRIQNIGLEDEGRYSCYFEFDTYYDEATVELKVVRLGSALFISVNDHQDRGIKVMCESSGWYPEPEVTWRQEDGQSPIAASETETQEQNGLFKVKTSLLLKTNQQGSISCHIRNVILSQEKTFVISIADIFYQRVSRWMVSLSLILISVLIPCGLLVMLVIYHLRKEREEKGQLSADKKNLSAKVENQSENVDKFSADNAKLSVDKENLSADNAKLSADNESLRAELEWRRCCSYAVNVTLDPNTAHPLLIVSEDKKTVISGNTKQIFFDNTKRFDSEPFVLGSEGFSSGKHYWEVQVGDKSDWKVGVCKNSVRRKGQITPSPGEGYWAVELRIKDKSVYLALTVPEKELLLRERPQAVGIFLDYEAGKVSFYNADTKSHIYTFSDIYSFTETLQPFLFTCTSLRIRPVAAWE, encoded by the exons ATGGGTTTTCCTGAATCCCTCTGGAGGatgtctctgtcctctcttcccggATTGATTCTTCTGTTGATTTCTCATCACTTCCAGACTGGAAATGCAG AACACTTCAAAGTCCTTGGCCCTGATCAGCCAGTGGTTGTCATTCTGGGTGAAGATGCCGTGCTACCCTGTCACCTCTCCCCAGCCCTCAATGCAGAAGACATGCAAGTGAGGTGGTTCCGAACCAGTTTCGACTTCCTTGTTCACCAGTATGAGAATGGGATGGATCAGAACGAGCAACAGAACTCGAAATACAGAGGCAGGACAGAACTGATCAGAAATTACATTTCATGTGGAAGCGTGTCACTGAGGATACAAAATATTGGTCTTGAGGATGAAGGAAGATATTCATGTTACTTTGAATTTGATACTTACTATGACGAAGCAACAGTGGAGCTGAAAGTAGTCA GACTGGGCAGTGCTCTTTTCATCTCAGTGAATGACCATCAGGACAGAGGGATAAAGGTCATGTGTGAATCTTCTGGATGGTATCCAGAGCCTGAAGTGACCTGGAGACAAGAAGATGGACAGAGTCCGATAGCAGCATCTGAAACAGAAACACAAGAGCAGAATGGTCTCTTCAAGGTCAAAACTTCCCTTCTTCTGAAAACAAATCAGCAGGGCAGCATTTCCTGTCATATCAGAAACGTCATCTTGAGCCAAGAGAAAACATTCGTGATCTCTATAGCAG ACATATTTTACCAGCGGGTGTCTCGTTGGatggtctctctctccctcatttTGATATCTGTGCTAATCCCATGTGGTTTGCTGGTCATGTTGGTCATTTACCacttgagaaaggaaagagaagagaaag GACAGCTTTCTGCAGATAAAA AAAACCTTTCTGCAAAAGTTG AAAACCAGTCTGAAAATGTTG ATAAATTTTCTGCTGATAATG CAAAGCTTTCTGTTGATAAAG AAAATCTTTCTGCTGATAATG CAAAACTTTCTGCTGATAATG aaTCTCTTCGTGCAGAACTTG AGTGGAGGAGATGCTGTAGCTATGCAG TGAATGTGACTCTGGATCCCAACACTGCTCATCCTCTACTCATCGTGTCTGAGGATAAGAAAACTGTCATATCAGGAAACACAAAACAGATATTTTTTGACAATACTAAGAGATTTGACAGTGAGCCATTTGTGCTGGGGAGTGAGGGTTTCTCCTCTGGAAAACATTACTGGGAGGTGCAGGTGGGGGATAAGAGTGACTGGAAGGTGGGGGTGTGTAAAAATTCTGTAAGGAGAAAGGGGCAGATCACACCATCACCTGGGGAGGGATACTGGGCAGTGGAGCTGAGGATTAAAGATAAATCGGTATACTTGGCTCTTACTGTCCCTGAGAAAGAGCTGCTCCTAAGAGAGAGACCCCAGGCAGTGGGGATTTTCCTGGACTATGAGGCAGGAAAGGTCTCATTTTACAACGCAGACACTAAATCTCATATCTACACCTTCAGTGACATCTACAGCTTCACAGAGACCCTCCAACCTTTCCTCTTTACTTGCACATCTCTGAGAATCCGGCCAGTGGCAGCCTGGGAGTGA
- the LOC117350212 gene encoding butyrophilin subfamily 3 member A1-like isoform X1, translating into MGFPESLWRMSLSSLPGLILLLISHHFQTGNAEHFKVLGPDQPVVVILGEDAVLPCHLSPALNAEDMQVRWFRTSFDFLVHQYENGMDQNEQQNSKYRGRTELIRNYISCGSVSLRIQNIGLEDEGRYSCYFEFDTYYDEATVELKVVRLGSALFISVNDHQDRGIKVMCESSGWYPEPEVTWRQEDGQSPIAASETETQEQNGLFKVKTSLLLKTNQQGSISCHIRNVILSQEKTFVISIADIFYQRVSRWMVSLSLILISVLIPCGLLVMLVIYHLRKEREEKGQLSADKKNLSAKVENLSAKAENQSENVDKFSADNAKLSVDKENLSADNAKLSADNESLRAELEWRRCCSYAVNVTLDPNTAHPLLIVSEDKKTVISGNTKQIFFDNTKRFDSEPFVLGSEGFSSGKHYWEVQVGDKSDWKVGVCKNSVRRKGQITPSPGEGYWAVELRIKDKSVYLALTVPEKELLLRERPQAVGIFLDYEAGKVSFYNADTKSHIYTFSDIYSFTETLQPFLFTCTSLRIRPVAAWE; encoded by the exons ATGGGTTTTCCTGAATCCCTCTGGAGGatgtctctgtcctctcttcccggATTGATTCTTCTGTTGATTTCTCATCACTTCCAGACTGGAAATGCAG AACACTTCAAAGTCCTTGGCCCTGATCAGCCAGTGGTTGTCATTCTGGGTGAAGATGCCGTGCTACCCTGTCACCTCTCCCCAGCCCTCAATGCAGAAGACATGCAAGTGAGGTGGTTCCGAACCAGTTTCGACTTCCTTGTTCACCAGTATGAGAATGGGATGGATCAGAACGAGCAACAGAACTCGAAATACAGAGGCAGGACAGAACTGATCAGAAATTACATTTCATGTGGAAGCGTGTCACTGAGGATACAAAATATTGGTCTTGAGGATGAAGGAAGATATTCATGTTACTTTGAATTTGATACTTACTATGACGAAGCAACAGTGGAGCTGAAAGTAGTCA GACTGGGCAGTGCTCTTTTCATCTCAGTGAATGACCATCAGGACAGAGGGATAAAGGTCATGTGTGAATCTTCTGGATGGTATCCAGAGCCTGAAGTGACCTGGAGACAAGAAGATGGACAGAGTCCGATAGCAGCATCTGAAACAGAAACACAAGAGCAGAATGGTCTCTTCAAGGTCAAAACTTCCCTTCTTCTGAAAACAAATCAGCAGGGCAGCATTTCCTGTCATATCAGAAACGTCATCTTGAGCCAAGAGAAAACATTCGTGATCTCTATAGCAG ACATATTTTACCAGCGGGTGTCTCGTTGGatggtctctctctccctcatttTGATATCTGTGCTAATCCCATGTGGTTTGCTGGTCATGTTGGTCATTTACCacttgagaaaggaaagagaagagaaag GACAGCTTTCTGCAGATAAAA AAAACCTTTCTGCAAAAGTTG AAAATCTTTCAGCAAAAGCTG AAAACCAGTCTGAAAATGTTG ATAAATTTTCTGCTGATAATG CAAAGCTTTCTGTTGATAAAG AAAATCTTTCTGCTGATAATG CAAAACTTTCTGCTGATAATG aaTCTCTTCGTGCAGAACTTG AGTGGAGGAGATGCTGTAGCTATGCAG TGAATGTGACTCTGGATCCCAACACTGCTCATCCTCTACTCATCGTGTCTGAGGATAAGAAAACTGTCATATCAGGAAACACAAAACAGATATTTTTTGACAATACTAAGAGATTTGACAGTGAGCCATTTGTGCTGGGGAGTGAGGGTTTCTCCTCTGGAAAACATTACTGGGAGGTGCAGGTGGGGGATAAGAGTGACTGGAAGGTGGGGGTGTGTAAAAATTCTGTAAGGAGAAAGGGGCAGATCACACCATCACCTGGGGAGGGATACTGGGCAGTGGAGCTGAGGATTAAAGATAAATCGGTATACTTGGCTCTTACTGTCCCTGAGAAAGAGCTGCTCCTAAGAGAGAGACCCCAGGCAGTGGGGATTTTCCTGGACTATGAGGCAGGAAAGGTCTCATTTTACAACGCAGACACTAAATCTCATATCTACACCTTCAGTGACATCTACAGCTTCACAGAGACCCTCCAACCTTTCCTCTTTACTTGCACATCTCTGAGAATCCGGCCAGTGGCAGCCTGGGAGTGA